The Neochlamydia sp. S13 genome has a segment encoding these proteins:
- a CDS encoding DNA-binding protein, translated as MAKNKKYEDWLLEKLKDHDQAVAYLNDALEESLKSDEESQQLFLIAPRNVAEAQYGIGALAKKVQVGRESLYKTFSGIGNPKWHTLVSLCVARGLNLRLIQILRN; from the coding sequence ATGGCGAAAAATAAAAAATATGAAGATTGGCTTCTTGAAAAGCTTAAAGATCATGATCAAGCTGTTGCGTATCTAAACGATGCTTTGGAAGAAAGCCTTAAAAGCGACGAAGAGTCCCAGCAACTCTTTCTTATTGCTCCCCGCAATGTTGCAGAAGCTCAATATGGTATTGGTGCTCTCGCTAAAAAGGTTCAAGTAGGGCGTGAAAGTCTTTATAAAACTTTTTCAGGCATAGGTAACCCAAAATGGCATACACTTGTTTCTCTTTGCGTCGCGAGGGGGCTTAATTTAAGATTAATTCAGATTCTAAGAAATTAA
- a CDS encoding type II toxin-antitoxin system RelE/ParE family toxin → MGNFGGCKSLGDEIAALRIHYGPGIRIYYFKIGNKVILLLCGGNKESQSRNIDKAKEYQSREKKHGEK, encoded by the coding sequence TTGGGAAATTTTGGGGGCTGTAAGTCACTAGGCGATGAAATAGCGGCATTACGAATTCATTATGGTCCAGGGATCCGGATTTACTACTTCAAAATAGGCAACAAAGTGATATTGCTTCTGTGTGGAGGGAATAAGGAATCACAGTCTAGAAATATTGATAAAGCAAAGGAATATCAATCTAGGGAGAAAAAACATGGCGAAAAATAA
- a CDS encoding transposase, producing MNRIKKYCSSLIQDKKVEPNSSMGKAIFYLNIHWEVFTLFLGIPGVLLTNNIAEQMMKKAVLNRKNAYFFCNETGAKIAGILMSVMETCALNQVDSL from the coding sequence ATGAATAGAATAAAGAAATATTGTAGCAGCCTTATTCAAGATAAGAAAGTGGAGCCAAATAGCAGCATGGGTAAAGCGATTTTCTATCTAAATATCCACTGGGAAGTATTTACCCTGTTTCTGGGTATTCCTGGAGTCTTATTAACTAATAATATCGCAGAGCAAATGATGAAAAAAGCTGTTTTGAATCGCAAAAATGCATATTTCTTTTGCAATGAAACTGGAGCTAAAATTGCCGGCATCCTTATGAGCGTGATGGAAACTTGCGCTCTCAATCAGGTCGACTCCCTATAA